One Rosa chinensis cultivar Old Blush chromosome 3, RchiOBHm-V2, whole genome shotgun sequence DNA window includes the following coding sequences:
- the LOC112194503 gene encoding uncharacterized protein LOC112194503 translates to MHADRRSLKFKIGLEDFLKFALANASDISKICCPCLKCCNNDEFSIGVIKDHIYFNGIDVRYKQWKWHGEPSAMNADILGESETVDMGADFGIGDEEDEISSDSNEFLRFVEDGDKPLYPGCTKTTKLNGLIQTFNLKAKHGMTDSCYSDMLIMIGMLLPEGNEVPGSLYEAKKTLATLGMAYERIHACPNDCILYRGQHAEATSCPTCGESRWKLGRDNTNKEGVPGKVLWYFPPIPRFKRMFLSTKTAKDLTWHANDRKTDGMMRHPVDSPTWKLVDTKWPEFGSEPRNLRLALSSDGFNPHSSLSSRYSCWPVILVTYNLPPWLCMKRKHMMLTLLISGPKQPGNDIDVYLQPLIDDLKLLWDGVEVYDALRGEPFKLKAVLFWTINDFPAYGNLSGSITKGYNACPVCVNETRPYRLKHSNKMAFMRHRRFLPRHHPYRRQAAAFDNTIEEDVAPSPLSGEEMLSRVEGLNRPFGKKKTSTPYKGVEAKNRPCWKKKSVFFELDYWKHLPVRHILDVMHIEKNCCDAILGTLLNIPGKTKDGAASRLDMVDMGIRTDLKPTPGPKRAKLPLASWNLLLDEKKILCSSFFNMTVPVRLCSNLRNLVSMEDLRLVGLKSHDCHTIMQILLPVALRSVLEKPVRYAIIRFCLFFKAICSKVIDVSKLQQMQADLIDTVCLLEKFFPPSFFDVMIHLTVHLVREVELCGPVFLRWMYPFERYMKVFKGYVRSRHFPEGCIAENYIVEEAIEFCSERMLREDDTTVGIPLRSLSGLCNGSKPLSGATMVTVSAKELRLAHLCVLRNTEDAMPYFKEHMELLELTFPKFKKNERWLREKQNATFGDWLKERVANAMHVPDNDVSETMRWMAGGPRREVPTFSGYHVSGVDFNTKARDNVKSVQNSGVFLLADAMQVASAKDRKPRTHDMDFYGVIKTIWEVDYYKFRVPLFKCDWVESSRGVKVDDLGFTLVKLNRIGHLNDPFVLATHVKQVFYIEDPLNAEWSVVVRCPDKDYEGANDECENPEVEFPPFNPTMPSVETFDDVVGHQPTIHMRDGDEGIWVDN, encoded by the exons atgcatgctgatagaaGATCATTGAAGTTTAAGATAGGACTTGAAGACTTTCTTAAGTTCGCTTTGGCAAATGCAAGCGACATATCAAAAATATGTTGTCCTTGTTTGAAGTGTTGTAACAATGATGAATTTTCTATTGGAGTGATCAAGGACCATATATACTTTAATGGTATTGATGTTAGATATAAGCAATGGAAATGGCATGGAGAACCTTCCGCCATGAATGCGGATATTTTAGGTGAATCAGAAACAGTAGATATGGGTGCTGATTTTGGGATaggggatgaagaagatgagatttCGAGTGACTCAAATGAGTTTCTTAGGTTTGTAGAGGATGGGGATAAGCCTTTGTATCCGGGTTGTACTAAGACTACAAAGTTAAACGGTTTGATACAAACCTTCAATTTGAAGGCAAAACACGGAATGACGGACTCTTGTTATTCTGACATGCTAATAATGATTGGCATGTTGTTGCCTGAAGGGAATGAGGTGCCTGGGTCTCTATATGAGGCTAAGAAAACACTTGCTACATTGGGCATGGCCTATGAAAGGATTCATGCTTGTCCAAATGACTGCATCCTTTATAGAGGGCAGCATGCAGAAGCAACAAGTTGTCCAACATGTGGTGAATCACGTTGGAAACTGGGCAGAGACAATACTAATAAGGAAGGGGTACCTGGGAAGGTCTTGTGGTACTTCCCACCAATCCCGAGATTCAAACGGATGTTCCTATCGACCAAGACAGCTAAGGATTTGACTTGGCATGCCAATGATAGGAAAACAGATGGAATGATGAGGCATCCAGTAGATTCCCCGACTTGGAAGTTAGTTGACACAAAGTGGCCAGAATTTGGTAGTGAACCGAGGAACCTTAGGTTAGCCCTTTCCTCAGATGGGTTTAATCCCCACAGTTCATTAAGTAGCCGGTACTCTTGCTGGCCTGTTATTCTTGTTACTTATAACCTTCCTCCTTGGCTATGCATGAAGAGGAAGCACATGATGTTAACATTGTTAATATCTGGACCCAAACAGCCGGGAAATGATATTGACGTTTACTTGCAGCCTTTGATAGATGATTTGAAACTACTGTGGGATGGGGTTGAAGTGTATGATGCCCTTAGAGGAGAGCCCTTCAAACTGAAGGCAGTCCTATTTTGGACTATTAACGACTTTCCCGCATATGGGAACCTCTCCGGCAGCATTACCAAAGGATATAATGCTTGTCCAGTTTGTGTTAATGAAACCCGACCATACAGGTTGAAGCATAGTAACAAAATGGCATTCATGAGACATCGCAGATTTTTGCCAAGACATCATCCATATCGAAGGCAAGCTGCAGCTTTTGACAATACCATAGAGGAAGATGTCGCTCCTTCACCATTAAGTGGAGAGGAGATGTTGTCAAGAGTTGAAGGTCTGAACAGAccatttgggaaaaaaaaaacttctaccCCTTATAAGGGTGTTGAAGCGAAAAACAGACcttgttggaaaaaaaaatcagtgttCTTTGAACTTGATTACTGGAAACATCTTCCAGTGAGACACATTCTCGATGTGATGCACATTGAGAAGAATTGCTGCGATGCTATTCTTGGTACCCTATTGAACATTCCCGGGAAGACCAAGGATGGAGCTGCTTCTCGTTTGGACATGGTTGATATGGGCATCAGAACTGATTTGAAGCCTACACCTGGTCCGAAAAGGGCCAAGTTGCCTTTGGCGAGTTGGAACTTGCTGCTAGATGAGAAGAAAATATTATGCTCTTCCTTTTTCAACATGACGGTTCCTGTGCGCTTATGCTCAAACCTAAGGAATCTGGTTTCAATGGAAGATTTGAGACTCGTCGGTCTTAAATCACATGATTGCCACACAATTATGCAGATTCTTCTCCCTGTGGCATTACGATCAGTTTTAGAAAAGCCGGTTAGGTATGCTATTATTCGGTTTTGCCTATTCTTCAAGGCAATTTGTAGTAAGGTGATAGATGTTTCAAAACTTCAACAAATGCAAGCTGACCTTATTGATACAGTTTGCTTGCTTGAAAAGTTCTTCCCACCTTCGTTTTTCGATGTAATGATTCATTTAACAGTCCATCTTGTTAGAGAAGTAGAGTTATGTGGTCCGGTGTTTCTTCGATGGATGTACCCGTTTGAGAGGTACATGAAAGTGTTCAAAGGGTATGTAAGAAGTCGCCATTTTCCTGAGGGGTGTATTGCTGAGAATTACATTGTTGAAGAGGCTATAGAGTTTTGCTCAGAACGTATGCTTCGTGAAGATGATACCACTGTGGGAATTCCATTAAGAAGCTTATCTGGACTGTGTAATGGATCCAAGCCTTTATCAGGCGCAACCATGGTGACCGTTTCTGCAAAGGAGTTACGACTTGCACACCTGTGTGTATTGCGGAACACTGAAGATGCCATGCCATACTTCAA GGAGCATATGGAACTGTTGGAGTTAACTTTCCCTAAGTTCAAGAAAAACGAGAGGTGGTTGAGGGAAAAACAGAATGCGACATTTGGAGATTGGTTAAAGGAAAGG GTTGCAAATGCGATGCATGTTCCCGACAATGATGTTTCAGAAACAATGAGGTGGATGGCTGGCGGCCCAAGGCGTGAAGTACCAACCTTTAGTGGATACCATGTCAGTGGAGTTGATTTCAACACCAAAGCGCGGGACAATGTCAAATCTGTTCAGAACAGTGGTGTTTTTTTACTTGCCGATGCAATGCAAGTTGCAAGTGCAAAGGATCGAAAGCCCAGAACTCATGATATGGACTTCTACGGTGTAATTAAAACAATATGGGAGGTTGACTATTACAAATTTAGGGTACCATTGTTTAAATGTGATTGGGTAGAGAGTTCTAGGGGCGTCAAAGTAGACGATCTTGGGTTTACTTTGGTGAAACTGAATAGGATAGGGCATTTAAATGATCCGTTTGTCTTAGCTACACATGTGAAACAAGTTTTTTATATTGAAGACCCCCTCAATGCTGAATGGTCAGTAGTGGTGAGGTGCCCGGATAAAGACTACGAAGGGGCTAATGATGAGTGCGAAAACCCTGAAGTGGAATTCCCTCCATTTAATCCGACAATGCCATCAGTTGAAAcctttgatgatgtagttggtCATCAACCTACCATTCATATGCgagatggtgatgaaggaaTATGGGTTGACAATTAA